The Setaria viridis chromosome 9, Setaria_viridis_v4.0, whole genome shotgun sequence sequence GGATGGAATGATGAAATCAGTACCGCGGCTCCATTGGAAATCTGCAGAAGTCCATTGAATTATTGCTGAAACTTTTTTGCCCCCTCGACCTGGTCGCATGGACACCGGCCAGTACCTGTCCCTCCCAGGCTTCAATCGCTGAGCCGGCCGGCCACTGTGTCACAAGGTCACtcactctcctctcctctcctccccgccccTATAAATATGCATGCACCCAAGCACCATCTCGCCATCCAAACTCACAACCATTTCTTCCTCAGATATCCTCTCCTCCTGAAGAAGCAGCAGGGCTTCATCATGGGGGCTAGTCTTCCTCAAGCCGCGGCTCTTTTCGCTGCGCTCTTGGCCGTCAGCTTCGGCGCGGCGGCTTGGAAGGCCGAggctgcagcgccgccgccggtcgtggTTGGCTCGATCAAGTGCCTGGACTGCTTCCCCAACGACATCAATGCCGAAGATGCCTTCAAAGGTACATGCAAATGGTCTGCTTGCACACTTTACACTTCTCGATTAGTCCTGTGTCATCCATGAAAAAAATGGCCTGACTATTGGTAGCTACTTTCTTTCTAAGACAAACGAAAATTCTGCACtatatcaagaaaaaaaatcaactggtAGTTCTTCCTAAGTAACTCAAATGTTCTATTCTAATCTTAATATAAGGTGCagcagaaaacaaatatcttgTGATCTTAAACAAACTAGAGAAGTTTAAATCGACAAAATATTAGACACACTTCATTATTTGTTGCAAATGGTTTTGTTGCGAATTACACATTCTGCAATGTTTTGTGGATTTCTGTCCCTCTGACCAACTATAGCACATATAGTGGATTGGGCCACAATTCTGTCTGAATCAGGCCCAAGTAGGCCTGACTACGCTTTGCGGCCCATGGCATGGCCGCGAACACTAAAATTTTCTTCCTTTGGCGCGTTGCAGGCCTTCAGGTAGCGATCAAGTGCAAATCCGCCGCCGACGAGAACTACGACTACGAGACGAAGGCGGTCGGCCCCCTCGACGACGTCGGCGTCTTCCGCATCCCTCTCGCCGCCGAGCTCCTGCGCGACGACGGGAACCTGGACCGTGACTGCTACGCCCAGCTCCACAGCGCGCCCGACACGCCGTGCGTCGGCCAGGCGCCGCCCAGGATCGCGCCCACCCAAgacggcaccgccgccgccaccagcgccacctacctcgccgcggcggccgacaCCGTGTTCTCCCCCGTCGCGTGCGCCtgcggcaagaagaagaagaagcacttCATGttcggcccgccgccgccgccgcccaggccaACGCCAACGCCGACCCCGAacccgccgacgccgacgtacGGCCCCCCGACACCGACGCCCACGCCCGTGCCGGAGCCCAGGCCCCCGGCGCCGGAGGAGCCCGAACCGTTCTTCAAGAAGAAGCCGAAGATGAAGTTCATGCACAAGAAGAAGCCGTGCCCGCCGCTCGTCGACGACGACACCACCCGACCTGCGGCAGCCGGGCAGGAGAAGCTACCCAAGAAATTGAACTAGGGCGCGCGTGCTGGCAGGACTGCAGCAAAGGGCTAAGATGATGGCGTGTTTCAGACTCTCATTGATGTTCGTTTTTGTTTCGGtgatgttgttgtgttgtcaGTGACTTATTGTTTTCGTTCGGTTCGTGCCGTATGCTGTGGCGCTATTTGTGTTTCAGTGCCAGTTGTTTGTTTGTGATTTGAGAAATAAAGATAGTGATTTCTAAATCAAAGCTTCTCCTTGGGGATCAATGGCGATGGTTTGTTGGATTTGTATAGTGAAGATGAA is a genomic window containing:
- the LOC117836762 gene encoding uncharacterized protein, which produces MGASLPQAAALFAALLAVSFGAAAWKAEAAAPPPVVVGSIKCLDCFPNDINAEDAFKGLQVAIKCKSAADENYDYETKAVGPLDDVGVFRIPLAAELLRDDGNLDRDCYAQLHSAPDTPCVGQAPPRIAPTQDGTAAATSATYLAAAADTVFSPVACACGKKKKKHFMFGPPPPPPRPTPTPTPNPPTPTYGPPTPTPTPVPEPRPPAPEEPEPFFKKKPKMKFMHKKKPCPPLVDDDTTRPAAAGQEKLPKKLN